One segment of Rhodopirellula baltica SH 1 DNA contains the following:
- a CDS encoding U32 family peptidase, with product MLESALPPTASAPELLAPAGNWDCVHAAIENGADAIYFGLDRGFNARHRAANFGVNDLSSLMGKLHLRGVRGYVTLNTLVFPDELNDLVEVVDAIASAGVDAVLVQDFGVARIVKAICPELEIHASTQMSLTSAETIQAAESLGLSRVVVARELSIGEIKQIRSKTDMPIEAFIHGALCVAYSGQCLTSESLGGRSANRGQCAQACRLPYDLVCDGIDQELGNVRYLLSPQDLAGYAAIPDMIEAGVNSLKIEGRLKTPEYVANITGHYRRAIDQAIKDGTVNLGDDARHEMELSFSRGFTPGWLEGNDHKRLVPGVRSAKQGIVLGEIRAIGRDSILVDVQAAVALGDGLAIESEVDPNSTQTFDSGFADNHQGGRIYSLRIDSESAGSPRQKSEAKLPEQSSLSPWELARQRQQAEGQASGEKLKKVETNQTVWIGFGRDEIDFSRIEIGATVFKNDDPQLNKRLAATFGGKPRRTRPINLHVVAHVGSPVEVHATLGNGDHATTESIIGEDDLAVANKHAITDEVLADKLGRLGGSPFHLGRLTSDLSGGPMVPLGVLNQLRRELVEKLEDQLHAPPRRTVRLSAGRALVTPIAKETAASDLPSPQLSVLCRTIDQVRGAIAASAERIYADFHDPRDHKAAIALGAEHNANVWIASLRIQKPGEMGLLKQILKQGPMGLLARNLAAVRMGLEAGIPTIADFSLNVANHRSAEWLIDQGVQRVTASYDLNADQLDQLVSSMPAEWLELVLHQHMPMFHMEHCVFCSVLSPGTNKTNCGRPCDRHVVQLRDRVGKLHVLQADIACRNTLFNATPQSGAEIVGNMVARGVGSFRVELLSENETEAKSMLTLYRRLLLGEIPGQDVWRSLSAENRVGVTRGTLEAKRNPLAIL from the coding sequence ATGCTCGAATCCGCCTTGCCACCCACCGCTTCCGCCCCCGAATTGCTCGCCCCCGCCGGCAATTGGGACTGTGTTCACGCCGCGATCGAAAACGGTGCGGACGCCATTTACTTCGGGCTCGACCGAGGATTCAACGCTCGTCACCGCGCCGCCAACTTTGGCGTCAATGATTTGTCGTCTTTGATGGGCAAACTGCATCTTCGCGGTGTCCGCGGCTACGTGACGCTCAACACGCTGGTCTTTCCCGATGAACTGAACGATTTGGTCGAAGTGGTCGACGCGATCGCCAGCGCCGGCGTGGACGCGGTTTTGGTTCAAGACTTTGGTGTCGCTCGAATCGTCAAAGCGATCTGTCCCGAACTGGAGATCCACGCTTCGACTCAGATGAGTTTGACCAGCGCCGAAACAATCCAGGCGGCAGAATCGCTCGGGTTGTCACGGGTGGTCGTGGCTCGCGAATTGTCGATCGGCGAAATCAAACAGATTCGTTCCAAAACGGACATGCCCATCGAGGCCTTCATTCACGGAGCTCTTTGTGTCGCCTACAGCGGCCAATGTCTGACCAGCGAATCACTTGGCGGACGAAGCGCAAACCGTGGGCAGTGTGCGCAGGCTTGCCGGTTGCCTTACGACTTGGTGTGCGATGGAATCGATCAAGAACTCGGCAATGTTCGCTACCTGCTCAGTCCGCAAGATTTGGCGGGCTACGCAGCGATCCCGGACATGATCGAAGCGGGCGTCAACAGCCTGAAAATCGAAGGCCGTTTAAAAACGCCAGAGTACGTCGCCAACATCACCGGCCACTACCGCCGAGCGATCGATCAGGCCATCAAGGATGGCACCGTGAACCTCGGCGACGACGCTCGACACGAGATGGAACTGTCGTTCTCTCGTGGCTTCACACCAGGATGGCTCGAGGGCAATGACCACAAGCGATTGGTGCCCGGAGTTCGATCCGCCAAACAAGGCATCGTGCTGGGCGAGATCCGTGCCATCGGTCGCGATTCGATCTTGGTCGATGTTCAAGCCGCAGTCGCACTCGGCGATGGTTTGGCGATTGAGTCCGAGGTGGATCCCAACAGCACCCAAACCTTTGACAGTGGGTTCGCTGACAATCACCAGGGCGGTCGAATCTACTCGCTGCGAATCGACAGTGAATCCGCGGGAAGTCCGCGTCAAAAAAGCGAAGCAAAATTGCCCGAACAGTCTTCGCTGAGTCCCTGGGAATTGGCCCGCCAGCGACAACAGGCAGAAGGTCAAGCTTCGGGGGAAAAGCTCAAGAAAGTTGAAACGAATCAAACGGTTTGGATCGGATTCGGTCGAGACGAAATCGATTTTTCGCGAATCGAAATTGGTGCGACGGTTTTTAAGAACGATGATCCTCAACTGAACAAACGCCTGGCGGCTACCTTCGGCGGCAAGCCACGTCGTACGCGGCCCATCAATCTGCACGTTGTGGCTCATGTCGGAAGTCCCGTCGAAGTCCATGCGACGCTGGGCAACGGGGACCACGCGACAACCGAAAGCATCATCGGCGAAGATGACTTGGCCGTCGCCAACAAGCATGCCATCACCGATGAAGTCTTGGCAGACAAACTCGGACGACTCGGCGGGTCTCCGTTCCATCTCGGACGACTGACCAGCGACCTGAGTGGCGGCCCCATGGTTCCGCTCGGGGTTCTCAATCAGCTTCGACGCGAATTGGTGGAGAAACTCGAAGACCAATTGCATGCACCACCCCGGCGAACCGTTCGTCTATCAGCGGGCCGTGCATTGGTGACTCCAATTGCGAAAGAAACCGCGGCCTCCGATTTGCCATCGCCGCAGCTGTCAGTCCTGTGCCGGACGATCGATCAGGTACGCGGTGCGATCGCCGCGTCGGCGGAACGAATCTACGCCGATTTCCACGATCCACGCGATCACAAAGCCGCGATTGCTCTGGGCGCGGAGCACAACGCGAATGTCTGGATCGCGTCGCTACGAATTCAGAAGCCCGGCGAAATGGGATTGCTGAAACAGATTCTTAAACAAGGTCCGATGGGCTTGTTGGCTCGAAATTTAGCGGCGGTACGAATGGGCCTCGAAGCCGGCATTCCAACGATTGCCGACTTTTCGCTGAATGTCGCGAATCATCGTTCCGCGGAATGGTTGATCGACCAAGGCGTTCAGAGAGTCACCGCGTCATACGATTTGAATGCCGACCAATTGGATCAACTGGTCAGCTCGATGCCGGCCGAATGGTTGGAACTGGTTCTTCACCAACACATGCCAATGTTCCACATGGAGCACTGTGTGTTCTGCAGCGTGCTTTCACCGGGCACCAACAAAACCAATTGTGGTCGCCCATGCGATCGACATGTCGTGCAGCTACGAGACCGCGTGGGCAAGCTTCACGTGTTACAGGCCGACATCGCTTGCCGAAACACGTTGTTCAATGCGACACCTCAGAGCGGGGCGGAGATTGTTGGCAACATGGTGGCTCGCGGAGTCGGTTCGTTCCGAGTCGAACTGCTGAGCGAGAACGAGACGGAAGCGAAATCGATGCTGACTTTGTATCGTCGTCTCTTGTTGGGCGAGATCCCCGGCCAGGATGTTTGGCGATCGTTGTCCGCCGAAAACCGAGTTGGTGTCACTCGCGGCACTTTGGAAGCCAAACGCAACCCATTGGCAATCCTCTAG
- a CDS encoding divalent metal cation transporter encodes MSESNPSSNVEANPLTGGEAVVSDKVLADRAMLQKAQAEGKTLGTYIKLSGPGWLQSAITLGGGSLAGSLFLGVMGGTSMLWLQLVAIVLGVVMLSAISYVTLSTGRRPFEAINNEINPALGWGWIIATVLANMIFCMPQFSLCYDALDKNLLSLGGGEGLGDSRGVRWAVTMVLFFAAGFIVLLNTKQGRAAKVFDIFLKTLIGMVVICFFGVAILLLAKGQLNFASIFAGLIPDLTQFVRPAGDLRESVANLSPEASSFWTGRLMGTQRSVMISAIATAVGINMTFLLPYSMLARGWDKTFRGLARFDLSTGMAIPFVLVTSCVVIASASSFHNKIDDQLASSDVAVMQTSPLFEKVKGDLTARVDSTLGADAESTDEATKLQMMADLPKDEKLLAAALVKRNAFELSQTLAPLLGAERAKLIFGLGVFGMGFSTIIILMLINGYAIREMFGRPNSQTIFIVGVLIAGASGASWVELWTDPDKKFWLAILASTFAVMLLPIAYFTFFLMMNSREILGDDRPTGGHRLGWNVFMGLAVIGATASAGVALYEKYMAPDPLSFRIVAFIWVAYAIAVALGFALKKKTPRTT; translated from the coding sequence ATGTCTGAATCGAATCCATCTTCCAATGTCGAAGCCAATCCACTGACTGGTGGTGAAGCCGTTGTCAGCGACAAAGTTCTCGCCGATCGTGCGATGCTGCAAAAAGCACAAGCCGAAGGCAAAACGCTTGGCACGTACATCAAACTCTCCGGTCCGGGATGGTTGCAATCCGCGATCACGCTGGGTGGCGGCTCATTGGCTGGGTCGTTGTTCTTGGGAGTGATGGGCGGAACCAGCATGCTGTGGTTGCAGCTGGTCGCGATCGTTCTCGGCGTCGTGATGTTGTCGGCGATCAGCTACGTGACGCTTTCGACCGGGCGCCGGCCATTCGAAGCGATCAACAACGAGATCAACCCGGCTTTGGGTTGGGGATGGATCATCGCGACCGTGCTCGCGAACATGATTTTTTGCATGCCGCAGTTCAGCCTGTGCTACGACGCTCTGGACAAAAACTTATTGTCTCTGGGCGGTGGCGAAGGCCTGGGCGATTCCCGCGGCGTCCGCTGGGCGGTGACGATGGTGTTGTTCTTCGCCGCTGGGTTCATTGTGTTGCTGAACACCAAACAAGGTCGCGCTGCGAAGGTATTTGACATCTTCCTGAAAACGCTCATCGGGATGGTCGTGATTTGCTTCTTTGGCGTCGCGATCCTTCTGTTGGCGAAAGGCCAACTCAATTTTGCCAGCATCTTCGCAGGATTGATTCCTGACTTAACTCAGTTTGTTCGTCCCGCGGGCGACCTTCGCGAATCGGTTGCGAATTTGTCTCCGGAAGCCAGTTCGTTCTGGACTGGGCGGCTGATGGGAACACAACGCAGCGTCATGATTTCGGCGATCGCGACAGCGGTCGGCATCAACATGACCTTCTTGCTTCCCTATTCGATGCTTGCTCGCGGATGGGACAAAACCTTCCGCGGATTGGCTCGATTTGACTTGTCGACCGGCATGGCGATTCCATTCGTGCTGGTGACCAGCTGCGTTGTGATTGCCTCGGCGTCGTCTTTCCACAATAAAATTGACGATCAATTGGCATCGTCAGACGTGGCTGTGATGCAAACGTCGCCGTTGTTTGAAAAGGTGAAAGGCGATCTGACCGCACGAGTCGATTCGACCCTGGGTGCCGATGCTGAATCAACCGATGAAGCGACCAAGCTGCAGATGATGGCCGATCTCCCAAAAGACGAAAAGCTCTTGGCGGCGGCTTTGGTCAAACGAAATGCTTTTGAACTTTCGCAAACGCTGGCTCCTTTGTTGGGTGCCGAACGAGCCAAGCTGATCTTCGGGCTGGGAGTCTTCGGGATGGGATTCTCGACGATCATCATCCTCATGCTGATCAACGGCTACGCGATTCGCGAAATGTTTGGGCGTCCGAACAGCCAGACCATCTTCATTGTCGGCGTGTTGATCGCTGGTGCCTCCGGGGCGAGCTGGGTCGAGTTGTGGACGGATCCCGACAAAAAGTTCTGGTTAGCGATCCTTGCCAGCACCTTTGCTGTCATGTTGTTGCCGATCGCATATTTCACGTTCTTTTTGATGATGAATAGCCGCGAAATCTTGGGCGATGATCGTCCAACAGGCGGCCATCGTCTTGGCTGGAACGTGTTCATGGGATTGGCTGTCATTGGTGCGACCGCGTCCGCTGGGGTTGCCCTTTACGAAAAATACATGGCACCCGATCCGCTTTCGTTCCGCATCGTCGCATTCATTTGGGTGGCGTATGCAATCGCGGTGGCGTTGGGATTCGCTTTGAAAAAGAAGACTCCCCGTACCACTTGA
- a CDS encoding secondary thiamine-phosphate synthase enzyme YjbQ: MSYWMQRELTIPAVRRGFHLVTRPILQAIPELAEIEVGLLHVFIRHTSASLTINENADPDVRVDFETAMNHAVPESLPYVHTLEGPDDMPAHVKASMMGSSVSVPVRDGRLNVGTWQGIYLCEHRDRASSRHLVLTLQGKRSDT, encoded by the coding sequence ATGTCGTACTGGATGCAGCGTGAACTGACAATTCCAGCCGTTCGTCGCGGATTTCACCTGGTCACGCGGCCGATTCTGCAAGCCATTCCGGAACTGGCTGAGATCGAGGTTGGGTTGTTGCACGTTTTTATCCGGCACACCAGTGCATCGCTGACGATCAACGAAAACGCCGATCCGGACGTGCGAGTTGATTTCGAAACGGCGATGAATCACGCGGTGCCTGAATCGCTTCCCTATGTTCACACTTTGGAAGGTCCCGATGACATGCCCGCTCACGTGAAAGCATCGATGATGGGCAGCAGCGTCAGCGTTCCAGTGCGAGATGGACGCTTGAACGTGGGAACTTGGCAGGGGATTTATCTGTGCGAGCATCGCGATCGAGCCTCCTCGAGACATCTCGTTTTGACGCTGCAAGGCAAACGGTCCGACACTTAG
- a CDS encoding UdgX family uracil-DNA binding protein (This protein belongs to the uracil DNA glycosylase superfamily, members of which act in excision repair of DNA. However, it belongs more specifically to UdgX branch, whose founding member was found to bind uracil in DNA (where it does not belong), without cleaving it, appears to promote DNA repair by a pathway involving RecA, rather than base excision.) — translation MTASEECLSVRATRWDDWRVTSRRLLISGAAPETIHWIDGRSKSGRKQSDLFGSADVEPVVGEPSAEAEGQHAAGFSSPFRVPKAFLNLARHVSCHRSPGRWELLYRLLWRITGGEKHLLTNAADRDVHTATKLEKSVSRDAHKMKAFVRFREIEDAEGKRFVAWHRSDHYTLELVADFFARRFDVMRWAILTPDESAIWDGKKLTMGDGAPRSDAPEADELEEVWKTYYANIFNPARIKLNAMRAEMPKKHWATMPETALIDDLVRNAPTRVETMIRHAEGGVSARPFLPEVSTGESSQSIARLREAAAVCQGCDLHGPATQTVFGVGNPNAKLVLVGEQPGDREDLAGEPFVGPAGQLLRETLNDVGLDPAELYITNSVKHFKFKPTGKRRLHVKPAAREVAACRPWLEAELDVIRPKMVVALGATAAGVLLGPGFRLLKSRGQVQRSDHAKWTIATYHPSAILRVPNEATRETMRQAFLDDLHFAAEHYRMLP, via the coding sequence ATGACCGCGTCCGAAGAATGTTTGAGTGTTCGGGCGACGCGGTGGGATGATTGGCGAGTGACGTCGCGGCGGTTGCTAATCAGCGGCGCCGCTCCGGAAACAATTCACTGGATTGATGGACGGTCGAAATCGGGGCGAAAGCAATCTGATCTTTTCGGTTCGGCCGACGTCGAGCCAGTCGTCGGCGAACCGTCCGCCGAAGCTGAAGGTCAACACGCGGCCGGTTTTTCGTCGCCGTTTCGCGTCCCCAAGGCGTTTTTAAATCTGGCACGCCATGTTTCGTGTCATCGCTCGCCTGGTCGCTGGGAATTGCTGTACCGGTTGCTGTGGCGGATTACCGGTGGTGAAAAGCACTTGCTGACCAACGCCGCAGATCGAGATGTTCACACCGCGACGAAATTGGAAAAATCCGTCAGTCGCGACGCTCACAAGATGAAGGCGTTCGTCCGTTTTCGCGAGATTGAAGACGCGGAAGGGAAACGCTTTGTCGCATGGCACCGTTCTGATCATTACACGTTGGAATTGGTTGCCGATTTCTTCGCACGTCGTTTCGACGTGATGCGTTGGGCAATCTTGACGCCGGATGAGTCCGCGATTTGGGATGGGAAGAAGCTGACAATGGGCGATGGGGCTCCTCGCAGCGACGCACCCGAAGCGGACGAATTAGAAGAGGTTTGGAAGACGTACTACGCGAACATCTTCAATCCGGCTCGCATCAAGCTGAATGCGATGCGTGCGGAAATGCCCAAGAAACACTGGGCAACAATGCCCGAAACAGCGTTGATCGACGATTTGGTTCGCAACGCACCGACACGCGTCGAAACGATGATCCGGCATGCGGAAGGCGGTGTCTCGGCTCGACCGTTCCTGCCCGAAGTCTCGACCGGCGAGTCATCTCAATCCATCGCTCGTTTGCGTGAAGCGGCGGCGGTGTGCCAGGGATGCGACTTGCACGGACCAGCCACGCAGACCGTGTTTGGTGTGGGCAATCCCAATGCGAAATTGGTGTTGGTGGGCGAGCAACCCGGTGATCGTGAAGACTTGGCAGGTGAACCTTTTGTCGGACCGGCCGGTCAGTTGCTTCGAGAAACATTGAACGACGTTGGGTTGGATCCGGCGGAGCTGTACATCACCAATTCGGTCAAACATTTCAAGTTCAAACCGACGGGCAAGCGTCGGCTGCATGTCAAACCGGCCGCCAGAGAAGTCGCGGCGTGCCGGCCTTGGTTGGAAGCTGAGCTGGACGTGATTCGGCCGAAGATGGTCGTGGCTCTTGGAGCGACCGCGGCGGGAGTTCTGCTCGGTCCCGGCTTCCGATTGCTGAAGTCACGCGGTCAGGTGCAACGGTCGGATCATGCCAAATGGACAATCGCGACGTATCACCCATCGGCAATATTGAGAGTGCCCAACGAGGCGACTCGCGAGACGATGCGGCAAGCGTTCTTGGATGACCTGCACTTCGCGGCGGAGCACTACCGGATGTTACCGTGA
- a CDS encoding DUF2237 family protein codes for MPTPKRSNAKNVLGSDLAVCSMEPMTGFYRDGCCNTGGQDVGLHVVCAEMTADFLEFSRARGNDLSTPMPMYEFPGLKPGDRWCLCAARWKEAYDAGMAPKVHLEATHISALEFASLEELQEFATESN; via the coding sequence ATGCCCACGCCAAAACGCTCTAACGCGAAGAATGTTCTGGGATCCGATCTGGCGGTTTGCAGCATGGAGCCAATGACGGGCTTCTACCGCGACGGATGTTGCAACACCGGCGGGCAGGATGTCGGTTTGCACGTCGTGTGCGCCGAAATGACGGCCGACTTCCTGGAATTCAGCCGGGCACGCGGGAATGATCTCAGCACGCCCATGCCGATGTACGAATTTCCCGGTCTAAAACCTGGCGATCGTTGGTGCCTCTGTGCCGCTCGGTGGAAAGAGGCCTACGATGCCGGAATGGCGCCAAAGGTTCACCTCGAAGCAACCCATATCTCGGCACTCGAATTCGCGTCGCTGGAAGAACTACAAGAATTCGCGACCGAATCCAATTGA
- a CDS encoding pyroglutamyl-peptidase I, with protein MTKVLLTAFEPYDRWPDNSSWMSLMELTHWYDGPVELVTRRYPVNLLKMSERLRADLQAGYDFAIHCGQAPGSTQMRLENVGLNLRTDGAEILPDAPAAYRSKLPLAISAQKIRDAGIPAAVSHHAGTYLCNAALYLSHHYSAAFSMRTQSLFVHVPLAPSQVARENSDAPSMSVPMTSAALAILIQSLVASAT; from the coding sequence GTGACCAAGGTTCTCTTGACGGCTTTCGAGCCCTACGACCGCTGGCCGGACAATTCGAGCTGGATGAGTCTGATGGAACTGACCCATTGGTATGACGGTCCGGTGGAGTTGGTGACTCGGCGATACCCGGTCAACTTGCTGAAAATGAGCGAACGGCTGCGAGCCGATTTACAGGCGGGCTACGATTTTGCGATCCACTGCGGCCAGGCCCCTGGTTCGACGCAAATGCGTCTGGAAAACGTGGGATTGAACCTCCGGACCGATGGGGCTGAGATTTTGCCGGACGCCCCGGCCGCTTACCGGTCGAAATTGCCGCTGGCCATTTCCGCTCAAAAAATTCGCGACGCCGGCATTCCCGCCGCGGTGTCGCATCACGCGGGTACTTATCTTTGCAACGCCGCGTTGTATCTGAGTCACCATTATTCGGCGGCATTTAGCATGCGGACTCAGTCCCTGTTTGTGCACGTGCCTCTGGCCCCATCCCAGGTCGCTCGCGAAAATTCGGATGCACCCAGCATGAGCGTGCCGATGACCAGTGCCGCACTCGCGATTCTGATTCAGAGTCTGGTTGCATCGGCTACCTGA